In Lacibacter sp. H407, a genomic segment contains:
- the rplO gene encoding 50S ribosomal protein L15 codes for MKLHNLKPAEGSTHKEKRIGRGEASGKGGTSTKGNKGGQSRAGYKSKMAHEGGQMPIQRRVPKRGFKNPDRVEYRVFNLGQVEQLAEKYGITEFSVENLYVNGLISRTDRVKILANGEIKSKLTFKVNAISESAKGAIEAAGGTVEVVK; via the coding sequence ATGAAACTGCACAATTTAAAACCTGCTGAAGGTTCTACTCACAAAGAAAAACGTATTGGTCGTGGTGAAGCATCCGGTAAGGGTGGTACATCTACAAAAGGTAATAAAGGCGGACAAAGTCGTGCCGGTTATAAAAGCAAAATGGCACATGAAGGTGGACAGATGCCTATTCAGCGTCGTGTTCCAAAGCGTGGTTTCAAAAACCCGGATCGTGTTGAGTACCGTGTATTCAACCTTGGACAGGTAGAGCAGCTTGCTGAGAAATATGGTATTACTGAATTCTCTGTTGAGAATCTATATGTAAACGGGCTGATCAGCCGTACCGACAGAGTGAAAATTCTGGCCAATGGCGAAATCAAATCAAAACTTACTTTCAAGGTAAATGCGATCAGTGAATCAGCGAAAGGAGCTATCGAAGCAGCTGGTGGAACTGTTGAAGTAGTGAAGTAA
- the secY gene encoding preprotein translocase subunit SecY: MKKLIQTLKNIWSIEELRSKIIYTLLLLLVYRVGSHIVLPGVDPNGLEQLNSKAKEGILGIFDSFAGGAFSSASIFALGIMPYISASIFMQLMSIMVPQLQKMQKEGESGRKKINQWTRYLTVIVTIFQASAYVTYLKSPEIAGGAILTSFTPFFWLSTTVILTAGTLFVMWLGERITDKGLGNGTSLIIMIGILARFPASIAAEFDAKSGSAGGGLLMFMIEIAALIAIIMGLIILVQGVRKIAINYAKQIVGNRQFGGARQFLPIKVNSSGVMPIIFAQAIMFLPTLLTGFNATKGIAATLSDHGNIWYMVIYSVLVIGFTFLYTALIFNPKQIADNLKQNNGFIPGVKPGQPTADYIGQIMDRVTLPGAIFLAIVGILPGIAKNVGVTSGFSTFFGGTSLLIMVGVILDTLQQIETHLLMRQYDGLMKGGKIQGRQTVSSSAI, from the coding sequence GTGAAAAAACTCATACAGACCCTAAAGAATATCTGGAGCATTGAAGAGTTGAGGAGTAAGATCATTTATACTCTCTTGCTTTTGCTGGTATATCGTGTGGGTTCACATATCGTTTTGCCGGGTGTTGATCCAAACGGATTGGAACAACTGAACTCGAAAGCAAAAGAAGGTATTCTTGGTATTTTTGATTCATTTGCAGGTGGTGCGTTTTCAAGTGCATCCATTTTTGCATTGGGTATTATGCCTTATATCTCCGCTTCGATCTTTATGCAGTTGATGAGCATTATGGTGCCGCAATTACAGAAAATGCAGAAGGAAGGAGAAAGCGGACGTAAAAAAATCAATCAGTGGACAAGGTATCTTACAGTGATTGTTACCATCTTCCAGGCAAGTGCTTATGTAACTTACCTGAAGAGTCCTGAAATTGCAGGTGGTGCAATTCTTACTTCATTCACTCCGTTTTTCTGGTTATCAACTACTGTCATTTTAACTGCAGGTACATTGTTTGTAATGTGGTTGGGTGAGCGTATTACTGATAAAGGTTTAGGTAATGGTACCTCACTCATCATCATGATCGGTATCCTTGCACGTTTCCCTGCTTCAATTGCTGCGGAATTTGATGCAAAGAGCGGTAGTGCAGGTGGTGGTTTATTAATGTTCATGATTGAAATTGCAGCGCTTATCGCTATCATCATGGGCTTGATCATTCTTGTGCAAGGTGTGCGGAAGATTGCGATCAATTATGCAAAACAAATTGTTGGCAACCGTCAGTTTGGTGGTGCACGTCAGTTCTTACCAATTAAGGTGAACAGCTCTGGTGTAATGCCAATCATTTTTGCACAGGCCATCATGTTCCTGCCTACATTGCTTACCGGTTTCAATGCAACAAAAGGTATTGCAGCAACATTGAGCGATCATGGTAACATTTGGTATATGGTGATCTATTCAGTATTAGTAATCGGATTTACGTTCCTTTATACAGCATTGATCTTTAATCCGAAGCAAATCGCAGATAATCTGAAGCAGAACAATGGTTTTATTCCTGGTGTGAAACCGGGCCAACCAACTGCCGATTATATTGGACAGATCATGGATCGTGTAACATTACCAGGCGCTATCTTCCTTGCAATTGTTGGTATCCTTCCGGGTATTGCGAAGAACGTTGGTGTAACAAGTGGTTTCTCTACTTTCTTTGGTGGTACTTCATTGTTGATCATGGTAGGTGTAATTCTGGATACTTTACAACAAATCGAAACACATCTCTTGATGAGACAGTACGACGGTTTGATGAAAGGTGGTAAAATTCAGGGACGCCAGACAGTATCTTCATCAGCGATCTAA
- the map gene encoding type I methionyl aminopeptidase, translating to MIHYRSPLEIELIRKSALLVGDALAEAAKMLKAGVTSMQVDTRMEQFIRDNGAAPSFKNYQGTYPFATCISVNDAVVHGFPTNNVLKDGDIVSVDVGVFMNGYHGDSAYTFIIGSTTDEVKKLLRVTKESLYKGIEKAVHGSRVGDISFAIQDYTEKQHGYGVVRELVGHGLGRNLHEDPQVPNYGKRGTGAKLKEGTVIAIEPMINLGKKEVYHDADGWTIRTIDGLPSAHYEHDVCVKKGKADILSSFVSIEAAEKANTNLDASYY from the coding sequence ATGATTCATTACCGATCTCCGTTAGAAATTGAATTGATCCGCAAGAGTGCCCTGTTGGTAGGCGATGCGTTGGCCGAAGCAGCAAAAATGTTGAAAGCGGGAGTTACTTCCATGCAGGTTGATACACGTATGGAACAGTTTATTCGTGATAACGGAGCTGCACCCTCGTTTAAAAATTATCAGGGCACTTATCCATTTGCAACCTGTATTTCTGTGAACGATGCGGTAGTACATGGTTTTCCAACAAATAATGTTTTGAAAGATGGTGATATCGTTTCTGTTGATGTAGGTGTATTCATGAACGGTTACCATGGCGATAGTGCGTATACATTTATCATCGGAAGCACAACAGATGAAGTGAAGAAGTTGCTTCGTGTTACAAAAGAATCGTTGTACAAAGGCATTGAAAAGGCGGTACATGGAAGCAGGGTTGGTGATATTTCATTTGCTATTCAGGATTATACAGAGAAACAACATGGCTATGGTGTAGTACGTGAGTTAGTGGGGCATGGGTTGGGACGTAACCTGCATGAGGATCCGCAAGTGCCAAACTATGGTAAACGGGGAACCGGTGCTAAATTGAAAGAGGGAACGGTGATTGCAATTGAACCAATGATCAATCTTGGCAAGAAGGAAGTGTACCATGATGCAGATGGCTGGACCATTCGCACAATAGATGGTTTGCCATCGGCACACTACGAACATGATGTGTGTGTGAAAAAAGGCAAAGCTGATATTCTTTCTTCGTTCGTAAGTATTGAAGCTGCTGAGAAAGCCAATACAAATCTGGACGCTTCTTACTACTGA
- a CDS encoding M20/M25/M40 family metallo-hydrolase, with translation MRKIIFMSAAFCCTHFLLAQSPAVLKVRQYRQANEHAIISEFVSFLKLPNIVGDSIGIYKNASFIMDAMKKRGIANVQLLTPATNKAVPAVYGEVITPGATQTIIFYAHYDGQPVNAAQWAKGLSPFEPKLLTTSLEQNGSFIEFPTADKAFDPQWRIYGRSASDDKAGVMAILNAYDAIVKSGMKPTVNIKFFFEGEEEKGSDFLHEILQQYKSLLQSDLWLICDGPVHQSGKKQVVFGVRGDAHVDITVYGSKRPLHSGHYGNWAPNPAMMLVQLLASMKDRDGNVTIKDFYADVIPLSEMEKKALEVIPPVDDQMKKELGFRTREMKDYNLAQSIGLPSLNINGINSANVGKNASNVIPTNATTVLDLRLVAGNDWKRQQQRVVEHIKNQGYYITTAEPTEEERRKYDKIAKIELSSGYNAQKTSMDLPIAKKVIAAVQSTSTEPIVLMPTAGGSLPLFLFEQYLNAKTISVPIANHDNNQHAENENIRLLNFWNGIETMAALMMMK, from the coding sequence ATGCGAAAAATAATATTTATGAGTGCTGCTTTTTGCTGCACTCATTTTTTATTGGCACAAAGTCCTGCTGTTTTAAAAGTGAGGCAGTATCGTCAGGCAAATGAACATGCGATCATTTCTGAATTTGTTTCCTTTCTGAAATTACCCAATATTGTTGGCGATTCAATTGGCATTTATAAGAACGCATCATTCATTATGGATGCAATGAAGAAAAGGGGTATCGCAAACGTACAGTTACTTACACCTGCAACAAATAAAGCCGTACCTGCTGTTTATGGCGAAGTAATAACACCGGGTGCAACACAAACAATTATTTTCTACGCACATTACGATGGTCAACCGGTGAATGCAGCACAGTGGGCAAAAGGACTTTCTCCCTTTGAACCAAAGCTGCTTACCACTTCATTGGAACAAAACGGAAGCTTTATTGAATTTCCAACAGCTGATAAAGCATTTGATCCGCAATGGAGAATTTATGGAAGAAGTGCAAGTGATGATAAGGCAGGTGTAATGGCGATATTGAATGCATATGATGCCATTGTAAAAAGCGGGATGAAGCCAACGGTAAACATCAAATTCTTTTTTGAAGGCGAGGAAGAAAAAGGCTCTGATTTTCTGCACGAAATTTTACAGCAATACAAAAGCTTATTACAAAGTGATCTTTGGTTGATTTGTGACGGGCCTGTTCATCAATCGGGTAAAAAGCAAGTAGTGTTTGGTGTAAGAGGTGATGCACATGTAGACATAACTGTGTATGGTTCTAAGCGTCCGTTGCATAGTGGTCATTATGGAAACTGGGCACCAAATCCTGCCATGATGTTGGTGCAACTCTTGGCTTCGATGAAGGATAGAGATGGCAATGTTACAATCAAAGACTTTTATGCGGATGTTATTCCACTAAGTGAAATGGAAAAGAAGGCGCTTGAAGTAATTCCACCAGTGGATGATCAAATGAAAAAAGAACTGGGTTTTCGCACACGGGAAATGAAAGACTATAACCTTGCACAATCAATTGGATTGCCATCTCTCAACATCAATGGGATCAATAGTGCCAATGTTGGAAAAAATGCAAGTAATGTAATACCAACAAATGCGACCACTGTTCTTGATTTGCGATTGGTTGCAGGGAACGATTGGAAAAGACAGCAACAACGTGTAGTGGAGCATATCAAAAACCAGGGTTACTATATTACAACTGCAGAACCTACAGAAGAAGAGCGAAGAAAGTACGATAAAATTGCAAAAATAGAACTGAGTAGTGGCTACAATGCGCAGAAAACATCAATGGATCTGCCTATTGCAAAAAAAGTAATCGCTGCTGTACAATCAACAAGTACAGAGCCTATTGTTTTAATGCCTACCGCAGGAGGGAGTCTTCCGTTATTTTTATTTGAACAATATCTCAATGCAAAAACAATTTCTGTTCCTATTGCCAATCATGACAATAACCAGCATGCTGAAAATGAAAACATCAGGCTGTTGAATTTCTGGAACGGAATTGAAACGATGGCTGCTTTGATGATGATGAAATAA
- a CDS encoding BaiN/RdsA family NAD(P)/FAD-dependent oxidoreductase has product MPEKKRLIVIGGGAAGFFCAINAAIINPALQVTILEKSSKLLSKVKVSGGGRCNVTHACFEIQEMSKRYPRGEHFVRKAFHQFFTSDTIQWFEERGVKLKAEEDGRMFPVTNTSQTIIDCLLKEVNRNSVEILMNKEVKKLQVESGKWKVELSNYEMMDADFVCIASGGFPKLQQFDWLKGTGHTIISPVPSLFTFNMPKHPITELMGVVVPEATIKIQSTKLKNTGPLLITHWGMSGPCVLKLSAWGARELQERNYDFTINVNWLNDAKELEIKDELQLIRNSKGSQKIANNNLFHLPNRLWAFLLQQAGVKEEWRWADLPAKEQNKLIQLLCNHEFQVKGKTTFKEEFVTAGGVDLKQVDPNTMQSKLQSNLFFGGEILDVDGITGGFNFQHAWTSGFIAAKSIASLVK; this is encoded by the coding sequence ATGCCGGAAAAAAAACGTTTGATTGTAATTGGAGGAGGCGCAGCAGGTTTTTTCTGTGCAATAAACGCAGCAATCATTAACCCTGCATTGCAGGTAACCATTCTTGAAAAATCAAGCAAGCTCTTATCAAAAGTGAAGGTGAGTGGTGGTGGCCGTTGTAATGTTACGCATGCATGTTTTGAAATACAGGAGATGAGTAAACGTTACCCCCGTGGTGAGCATTTTGTACGTAAGGCGTTTCATCAATTCTTTACCAGCGATACAATTCAATGGTTTGAAGAAAGAGGAGTGAAGTTGAAAGCAGAAGAAGATGGACGGATGTTTCCTGTTACCAATACATCACAAACAATTATTGATTGCCTGCTGAAGGAAGTGAATCGTAATAGCGTGGAGATATTGATGAACAAGGAAGTGAAAAAATTGCAAGTGGAAAGTGGCAAATGGAAAGTGGAATTAAGCAATTATGAAATGATGGATGCAGATTTTGTTTGCATTGCCAGTGGCGGCTTTCCCAAGCTGCAACAATTCGATTGGCTGAAAGGAACCGGGCATACAATCATATCACCCGTACCATCTTTATTCACGTTCAATATGCCGAAGCATCCCATCACCGAATTGATGGGAGTCGTAGTGCCTGAAGCGACAATAAAAATTCAATCAACCAAATTAAAGAATACCGGACCACTACTCATTACGCATTGGGGAATGAGCGGACCTTGTGTATTGAAATTATCAGCGTGGGGTGCAAGAGAATTACAGGAGCGTAATTATGATTTCACCATCAATGTGAATTGGCTGAACGATGCAAAGGAGCTGGAAATAAAAGATGAGCTGCAGTTGATTCGTAACAGCAAAGGCTCACAAAAGATAGCTAACAATAATCTCTTTCATTTGCCAAACCGTTTGTGGGCATTCTTGTTACAACAAGCAGGTGTAAAAGAAGAATGGCGCTGGGCCGATCTGCCCGCAAAAGAACAGAACAAACTGATTCAACTATTGTGCAATCATGAATTTCAGGTGAAAGGAAAAACAACGTTTAAAGAAGAGTTTGTAACTGCGGGTGGTGTTGACCTGAAACAAGTTGATCCCAATACAATGCAGAGTAAACTTCAATCAAACTTATTTTTTGGCGGAGAGATCCTTGATGTGGATGGTATTACCGGTGGGTTCAATTTTCAGCATGCCTGGACGAGTGGTTTTATTGCCGCCAAATCGATCGCTTCACTCGTTAAATAA
- a CDS encoding aminotransferase class V-fold PLP-dependent enzyme translates to MSSRRKFIQNLTATAGVFSFLPFTNSLFAKEAEQKYLQFQSLTPEEAISDEDFWGWVKEQYTVSPNLLNLNNGGVSPQPKVVQDAHIRFYQFSNEAPSFYMWRTLDEGREGLRGKLAELAGCDAEELAINRNSTEGLNTIIFGLNLKAGDEVVLTKQDYPNMINAWKQREKRDGIKLIWLDLKLPIENEDEIVRQYVNAFTSKTKIVHVTHLINWTGQILPIRKIADEAHKRGIEVIGDGAHTFAHTKFKIPDLGCDYFASSLHKWLSAPFGSGLLWIKKEKIKNIWALLSSNEPDGTDIRKFESLGTRSFASEMAIGNAVDFHNVIGSQRKEERLRYLTDYWINKVSDLKRVSFLQPKNKQSYCAISNIAIDGIKPAEVAKKLHDQYRIHTVSIDWENVHGVRVTPHVYTSTKDLDRLVTAIGQIAG, encoded by the coding sequence ATGTCGTCCCGTAGAAAATTTATACAAAATCTAACGGCTACCGCAGGCGTGTTTAGTTTCCTGCCGTTCACCAATTCGTTGTTTGCAAAAGAAGCAGAGCAAAAATATTTGCAGTTTCAGTCGCTCACTCCCGAAGAAGCGATCTCTGATGAAGATTTTTGGGGATGGGTGAAAGAGCAGTACACAGTATCGCCCAATTTATTAAATCTCAACAATGGCGGAGTGAGTCCGCAACCAAAAGTTGTGCAGGATGCGCATATACGTTTTTATCAATTCAGTAATGAAGCACCTTCGTTTTATATGTGGCGGACATTGGATGAAGGTCGGGAAGGATTGCGTGGTAAACTTGCGGAGCTTGCGGGTTGCGATGCTGAAGAACTTGCAATTAATCGCAACTCAACAGAAGGATTGAATACCATCATTTTCGGATTGAATTTAAAAGCCGGCGATGAAGTTGTGTTGACCAAACAGGATTATCCTAACATGATCAATGCATGGAAGCAGCGGGAAAAAAGAGATGGAATTAAATTGATTTGGCTTGATCTGAAACTGCCCATTGAAAACGAAGATGAGATCGTTCGGCAATATGTAAATGCATTTACCTCCAAAACAAAAATTGTACACGTTACTCATCTCATTAACTGGACAGGACAAATACTTCCAATCCGGAAAATAGCTGATGAGGCACACAAGCGGGGAATTGAAGTAATAGGCGATGGTGCACATACATTTGCACATACAAAATTTAAGATACCCGATCTTGGTTGTGATTATTTTGCTTCTTCTTTGCACAAATGGCTTTCGGCTCCATTCGGCAGTGGTTTGTTATGGATTAAAAAAGAAAAGATCAAAAATATTTGGGCCTTGCTTAGTAGCAATGAGCCCGATGGAACAGATATCAGAAAGTTTGAATCTCTGGGCACCCGATCCTTTGCAAGTGAAATGGCAATTGGAAATGCGGTTGATTTTCATAACGTGATTGGTTCGCAACGCAAAGAAGAGCGCTTGCGCTATTTAACTGATTACTGGATCAACAAAGTAAGTGACCTGAAGCGTGTATCGTTTCTTCAACCTAAGAATAAACAATCCTACTGTGCAATATCAAATATTGCAATCGACGGAATTAAGCCTGCCGAAGTTGCCAAAAAACTGCACGATCAATACAGGATCCACACCGTCTCAATTGATTGGGAAAACGTTCATGGGGTAAGGGTTACTCCACATGTGTATACGTCAACCAAAGACCTTGATCGGTTGGTGACAGCGATCGGGCAAATAGCCGGATGA
- a CDS encoding 1-acyl-sn-glycerol-3-phosphate acyltransferase, giving the protein MYIFFKYLVRFSLWVYVKRLGIYNREAAKIVTPLIVGVNHPNSFLDAFLVGSNMDHRVHFITRSGVFKHPLVRKILRSVNMIPIYRKSDGKGQLGNNDASFEEVRKILQRGEHVLIFVEGFCKHQTTLQTPLKKGAPRMLLQAWEDGLDVRFLPVWLRYNSFVDFPKEIDINYGSTFGKEVLNGKMETGAAMVAINKKAETELQHLSEKINAPGFRIPKLLLFLPAMLGVVTHIVFYLPLERLAWKLQAEQYYDSILFSLLAFLYPFYLLIVGLIVCSFVGAWWALGVVAIMPLLAKSYVLWK; this is encoded by the coding sequence ATGTATATTTTTTTCAAATACTTAGTACGGTTCAGTTTGTGGGTGTACGTGAAGCGGCTCGGGATCTATAACCGTGAAGCAGCTAAAATTGTAACACCGTTAATTGTAGGCGTTAATCATCCCAACTCGTTTCTTGATGCCTTTTTAGTTGGTTCGAACATGGATCATCGGGTTCATTTTATTACACGCAGTGGTGTGTTCAAACATCCGCTGGTTCGAAAAATACTGCGTTCTGTAAATATGATTCCGATCTATCGCAAAAGCGATGGGAAAGGGCAGCTTGGCAATAACGATGCAAGCTTTGAGGAGGTTCGGAAAATTTTACAACGTGGAGAGCATGTACTCATATTTGTAGAAGGGTTTTGTAAACATCAAACTACATTACAAACACCATTGAAAAAAGGTGCACCACGCATGTTATTGCAGGCATGGGAAGATGGGTTAGATGTAAGGTTTCTGCCGGTATGGCTACGTTATAATTCGTTTGTTGATTTTCCAAAGGAAATCGATATCAACTACGGCTCTACGTTTGGGAAAGAAGTATTGAATGGAAAAATGGAAACGGGTGCGGCAATGGTGGCCATTAATAAAAAAGCAGAAACAGAACTACAGCATTTATCAGAAAAAATTAATGCTCCCGGTTTCAGGATTCCAAAATTATTGTTGTTTTTACCTGCAATGCTTGGAGTTGTAACGCATATTGTTTTTTACCTGCCGTTGGAAAGGCTTGCCTGGAAGTTACAGGCAGAGCAGTACTACGATAGTATCTTGTTTAGTTTGTTGGCATTTTTGTATCCATTCTATTTACTCATTGTTGGATTGATCGTTTGCTCATTCGTTGGAGCATGGTGGGCTTTGGGTGTGGTTGCTATAATGCCGCTGCTTGCAAAAAGTTATGTACTTTGGAAATAA
- a CDS encoding TspO/MBR family protein, which produces MITNTKQLAILQLLFFVFMITMNALANGLPLNGYNTGEISDMYPNLFVPAGFTFSIWGIIYLLLLGYVIYSTSVLWKRDKANPLSKAVITTANYFILTCALNAVWIMMWHMLLIELSLVLMLGFLVTLIVIYKKLQPHRTQSTGIQKLFLYVPFVVYLGWISVATIANTTALLVHYNWNGFGIDAVMWSCMMITIAALLGAFFSIFRRDFFYTLVVAWALYGISVSQKEYSEIVTIAYGGISLCLVMIVIGLLRRATVKRPSPHT; this is translated from the coding sequence ATGATCACAAACACAAAGCAACTTGCCATTCTTCAACTTCTGTTTTTTGTTTTCATGATCACCATGAATGCATTAGCCAATGGCTTACCCCTGAATGGTTATAACACAGGTGAGATCAGCGATATGTATCCCAACCTGTTTGTGCCGGCTGGTTTTACATTCAGTATTTGGGGAATTATTTATTTACTTCTGTTGGGATATGTTATTTACAGCACATCGGTATTGTGGAAACGGGATAAAGCAAATCCATTATCGAAAGCAGTCATAACGACTGCCAATTATTTCATATTGACCTGTGCGTTGAATGCTGTATGGATCATGATGTGGCACATGTTATTGATCGAATTATCATTGGTTTTGATGTTGGGATTTTTAGTGACACTTATTGTGATCTATAAAAAACTGCAACCACATCGAACCCAATCGACCGGTATACAAAAATTGTTTCTTTATGTTCCGTTTGTTGTGTACCTCGGTTGGATCAGTGTAGCAACGATTGCCAATACAACGGCTTTGTTAGTGCATTACAATTGGAATGGCTTTGGTATTGATGCAGTGATGTGGAGTTGTATGATGATTACCATCGCCGCACTGTTAGGTGCATTCTTCTCTATTTTTCGCAGAGATTTTTTTTACACGTTGGTGGTAGCATGGGCCTTGTATGGCATTTCTGTTTCACAAAAAGAGTATAGTGAAATTGTAACGATTGCATATGGAGGAATAAGCCTTTGTTTGGTAATGATTGTGATTGGATTGCTGCGTAGGGCAACTGTTAAGAGACCATCACCTCACACATAA
- the rpsA gene encoding 30S ribosomal protein S1, translating to MSENEIVNSNADAQENVEATPVAETSTATTKAPVVEQTAHDDFDWSVDKRNVAIYSKEEREKYDSVYDGTFKQVNDAEIVDGQVVALTKTDVVVNIGFKSDGLVSLNEFRDLPGLKIGDTVEVMVVEKEDREGHLHLSRKLARITRAWERIMEVHKTGEIVTGTVTSKTKGGLIVDVFGMETFLPGSQIDVKPVTDYDQFVGKTMEFKVVKINETIKNAVVSHKALIESDIEAQRAVIMGKLEKGQVLEGTIKNITDFGAFLDLGGVDGLLYITDISWGRINHPTEVLKMDQKLNVVVLDFDDDKKRISLGLKQLTPHPWDTLSEDIAEGNTVKGKVVNIEDYGAFLEIMPGVEGLVHVSEISWANTPVNAKEFFKMGDEHEAKIVTLDKDSRKMSLSIKQMSQDPWSTIEDTFPVESKHKGLVKNITPYGVFVELKAGIGGMIHISDLSWTKRFNHPSEYTKVGQDIDVMILSIDKENRKLQLGHKQLEEDPWNALEETFAIGTVHEGHVTKKDDKGAIVQLPYGIEGFAPNRHLNKEDGKQVMADETAQFVVIEFDRNEKRVVISHARIWEKAIADEKNAEFKEKQADAVRTKKAVKDVQSKVEKTTLGDLGVLADLKKKLDSGAADEAKSEEKEG from the coding sequence ATGTCAGAAAACGAAATTGTTAACTCAAACGCTGATGCACAGGAGAACGTGGAAGCAACACCAGTTGCCGAAACATCTACAGCGACAACAAAGGCACCTGTAGTTGAGCAAACTGCTCATGATGATTTTGATTGGAGCGTTGACAAGCGCAACGTAGCAATCTACAGCAAAGAAGAACGTGAAAAGTACGATTCAGTTTATGATGGTACGTTCAAGCAAGTAAACGATGCTGAAATTGTTGATGGCCAGGTTGTGGCATTAACAAAAACAGATGTGGTTGTAAACATTGGTTTTAAAAGTGATGGTCTTGTTTCGTTGAACGAGTTCCGTGATTTGCCAGGTTTAAAGATCGGCGACACTGTTGAAGTAATGGTTGTTGAAAAAGAAGACAGGGAAGGTCACTTACATCTTAGCCGCAAGCTTGCCCGTATCACACGTGCATGGGAGCGTATTATGGAAGTGCACAAAACCGGCGAAATTGTTACCGGTACTGTTACCAGCAAAACCAAAGGTGGTTTGATCGTTGATGTATTTGGAATGGAAACATTCTTACCAGGTTCACAAATTGATGTGAAGCCTGTAACAGATTACGATCAGTTTGTTGGCAAAACAATGGAGTTTAAAGTGGTGAAGATCAACGAAACCATCAAGAACGCTGTTGTAAGTCACAAAGCATTGATCGAAAGCGATATTGAAGCACAACGTGCGGTGATCATGGGCAAACTAGAAAAAGGTCAGGTACTGGAAGGTACTATCAAGAATATCACCGATTTCGGTGCGTTCCTTGACCTTGGTGGTGTTGATGGCTTGTTGTATATCACTGATATCAGTTGGGGCCGTATCAACCATCCAACAGAAGTGTTGAAGATGGATCAGAAATTGAACGTTGTAGTTCTCGACTTCGACGATGACAAAAAGCGTATCAGCCTTGGTCTGAAACAATTGACTCCGCATCCTTGGGATACACTCAGCGAAGACATTGCTGAAGGTAATACCGTAAAAGGTAAGGTAGTGAATATCGAAGACTACGGTGCATTCTTAGAGATCATGCCAGGTGTTGAAGGTTTGGTTCACGTAAGTGAGATCAGCTGGGCTAACACGCCGGTAAATGCAAAAGAATTCTTCAAAATGGGCGACGAACATGAAGCGAAAATTGTAACGCTTGATAAAGACTCCCGTAAGATGAGCTTGAGCATTAAGCAAATGAGTCAGGATCCTTGGAGCACAATTGAAGATACATTCCCTGTTGAAAGCAAGCACAAAGGTTTAGTGAAAAACATTACTCCTTATGGTGTGTTTGTTGAACTGAAAGCTGGTATCGGCGGTATGATCCACATCAGTGATCTCAGCTGGACCAAGCGTTTCAACCACCCAAGTGAATACACAAAGGTTGGACAGGATATCGACGTAATGATCCTCAGCATTGATAAGGAAAATCGCAAATTACAGTTGGGCCACAAACAACTGGAAGAAGATCCCTGGAATGCATTGGAAGAAACCTTCGCTATCGGTACTGTTCATGAAGGACATGTAACGAAGAAAGATGACAAAGGTGCAATTGTACAATTGCCTTATGGCATCGAGGGGTTTGCTCCAAACCGTCACCTCAACAAGGAAGATGGTAAGCAGGTAATGGCCGATGAAACTGCACAGTTTGTTGTGATCGAATTCGATCGTAACGAAAAACGTGTAGTGATCAGTCATGCACGCATATGGGAGAAAGCAATTGCAGACGAAAAGAACGCTGAGTTTAAAGAAAAGCAAGCTGATGCAGTACGCACCAAGAAAGCGGTGAAAGACGTACAAAGCAAAGTGGAAAAAACCACGCTTGGTGATTTAGGTGTACTGGCTGACTTAAAGAAAAAGTTAGACAGCGGTGCAGCTGATGAAGCGAAGAGCGAAGAAAAAGAAGGTTAA